Proteins from a single region of Drosophila biarmipes strain raj3 chromosome 3R, RU_DBia_V1.1, whole genome shotgun sequence:
- the LOC108025464 gene encoding dual specificity protein phosphatase 18, whose protein sequence is MQELLVAGIGGIVPFDKENVENEGCQSKLSASEDHTPYPGLSRLTPSLILCGAAAVVPAYMDKLGVSCVINVAPELPDTPLPSQKSPLYLRIPVQDRSEADLYKHFDEGADLIEEVRLSGGCTLIHCVAGVSRSASLCLAYLMKHAGMSLREAYHHVQSIRPQVRPNSGFFQQLRRYEQELRGTSSVAMVYFASLDKEIPDILEPQYRAMEDFYQRYRSSLKKR, encoded by the exons ATGCAGGAGCTATTAGTCGCCGGCATCGGAGGAATCGTCCCATTCGATAAGGAGAATGTCGAGAACGAAGGCTGCCAAAG CAAGCTAAGTGCTTCAGAGGACCACACGCCGTATCCTGGCCTGTCCCGCCTCACACCATCCCTGATCCTTTGCGgagcggcggcggtggtgccCGCCTACATGGACAAACTGGGCGTGAGCTGCGTCATCAACGTGGCCCCCGAACTGCCGGACACCCCGCTGCCCAGTCAAAAGAGCCCTCTGTACCTGCGGATCCCAGTCCAGGATCGCTCGGAGGCGGACTTGTACAAGCATTTCGATGAGGGTGCCGATCTGATCGAGGAAGTGCGCCTCTCCGGGGGCTGCACTCTGATCCACTGCGTGGCCGGGGTCAGCCGATCGGCCAGCTTGTGCCTGGCCTACCTGATGAAGCACGCCGGGATGAGTCTGCGCGAGGCCTACCACCATGTGCAGTCCATCAGGCCACAGGTTCGTCCAAACTCGGGATTCTTCCAGCAGCTGCGGCGGTACGAGCAGGAACTGAGGGGCACCAGCTCGGTGGCCATGGTGTACTTCGCCTCGCTGGACAAGGAGATACCCGACATCCTGGAGCCCCAGTACCGGGCCATGGAGGACTTCTACCAGCGGTACCGCAGCTCGCTGAAGAAGCGATAG
- the LOC108025359 gene encoding PC4 and SFRS1-interacting protein, translated as MGKDKAAKSFSIGDLVFAKVKGYPPWPAKITKSNNNKKYNVYFYGTGETANIKVEDLFPYADNKERFATEKIMKRAKFIEAIEQIESALRGEDSAPIDLPGTEESAAPPADAAAGAPAAAAADPAQKEEAKEAGEPAAATAPPPAEKPKKSVSRKTKAPPRHVDGDSEGGGQATSSPGTEGAPPPAKRRVPTEGLGGGNAAPASTPTSSAKKSVKKSKPTAAVTPIQKRARPINNIRNEMLMVYMPTAKCLGIDMNYNKPEIFESAAAEEAWLEKSRKEAMELKLKLESGQLEPETMPERIVVEPTRSEIPKQEALRFIEELIEHEDALFMERDFIQLSQQLRECLGLRRANVGKCLEILDQFKEVELTKLMLLRNPECVDIMRRLRRYVGNLELWKMDHSDEVEFKEKAQIIRKVSSGIYDGFKSLFNPEPEAEDNFWIDFCEKVKIYKTYTKNMNENLRVGMNERSYNSLVVAKEGSAAGEAVPQ; from the exons ATGGGCAAGGATAAGGCTGCCAAGTCGTTCAGCATTGGCGACCTGGTGTTCGCCAAGGTGAAGGGCTATCCGCCGTGGCCGGCCAAGATCAccaagagcaacaacaacaagaagtaCAATGTTTACTTCTACGGAACGGGCGAGACGGCCAACATCAAGGTGGAGGACCTGTTCCCCTACGCGGACAACAAGGAGCGCTTCGCCACCGAGAAGATCATGAAGCGGGCCAAGTTCATCGAGGCCATCGAGCAGATTGAGAGCGCCCTGCGCGGCGAGGATTCGGCGCCCATCGATTTGCCCGGCACCGAGGAATCAGCTGCTCCTCCCGCAGACGCCGCCGCTGGAgctcctgctgccgctgcagccGATCCGGCCCAGAAGGAGGAAGCCAAGGAGGCAGGAGAACCAGCTGCTGCAACAGCTCCACCGCCGGCAGAGAAGCCCAAGAAGTCAGTCAGCCGGAAGACCAAGGCACCACCACGTCATGTGGACGGCGACAGCGAAGGGGGCGGCCAAGCCACCTCCTCCCCCGGCACGGAGGGAGCTCCTCCGCCAGCCAAGCGCCGCGTTCCCACCGAGGGTCTGGGCGGCGGAAATGCCGCTCCTGCGTCCACGCCAACCTCGTCCGCCAAGAAATCCGTTAAGAAATCCAAGCCCACGGCTGCAGTAACTCCCATCCAGAAGCGGGCAAGGCCAATCAAT AACATCAGGAACGAGATGCTGATGGTGTACATGCCCACAGCCAAGTGTTTGGGCATTGACATGAACTACAACAAGCCGGAGATCTTCGAGAGCGCCGCCGCGGAGGAGGCATGGCTGGAGAAGTCCCGCAAGGAGGCCATGGAGCTCAAGCTGAAGCTGGAGAGCGGTCAACTTGAGCCGGAGACCATGCCCGAGAGGATAGTGGTGGAGCCAACTCGCAGCGAGATACCCAAGCAGGAGGCCCTGCGGTTTATTGAGGAGCTCATTGAGCACGAAGATGCGCTGTTCATGGAGCGCGATTTCATCCAACTTTCCCAGCAGCTGCGCGAGTGCCTGGGATTGCGGCGAGCCAATGTGGGCAAGTGCCTGGAGATTCTCGACCAGTTCAAGGAGGTGGAGCTCACCAAGCTGATGCTGCTGCGAAACCCAGAGTGCGTGGACATTATGCGGCGGTTGCGTCGCTATGTGGGCAACCTAGAGCTCTGGAAAATGGACCACTCCGACGAGGTGGAGTTCAAGGAGAAGGCGCAAATCATTCGGAAGGTGTCCTCCGGCATATACGATGGCTTCAAGAGTCTCTTCAATCCGGAGCCCGAGGCCGAGGATAACTTTTGGATCGATTTCTGCGAGAAGGTTAAGATCTACAAGACCTACACGAAAAATATGAACGAGAACCTTCGCGTGGGAATGAACGAGCGCAGCTACAACAGTCTGGTTGTGGCCAAAGAGGGCTCCGCCGCCGGCGAAGCCGTACCGCAGTAG
- the LOC108025360 gene encoding DNA repair protein Rad51 homolog yields the protein MEKLTNGQAQEEEEEGPLSVAKLIGGSITAKDIKLLQQASLHTVEAVANATKKQLMAIPGLGGGKVEQIITEANKLVPLGFLSARTFHQMRADVVQLSTGSKELDKLLGGGIETGSITEIFGEFRCGKTQICHTLAVTCQLPISQKGGEGKCLYIDTENTFRPERLSAIAQRFKLNEAEVLDNVACSRAYNSDQQTKLIQMAAGMLFESRYAVVIVDSAMALYRSDYIGRGELAARQNHLGLFLRMLQRLADEFGVAVVITNQVTASLDGGPGMFAGDAKKPIGGHIMAHSSTTRLYLRKGKGETRICKIYDSPCLPESEAMFAILPDGIGDVKEGN from the exons ATGGAGAAGCTAACGAATGGCCAGgcccaggaggaggaggaagagggTCCCCTCAGCGTGGCCAAACTGATA GGAGGCAGCATCACGGCCAAGGACATCAAACTCCTTCAGCAGGCCAGTCTGCACACCGTGGAGGCGGTGGCCAATGCCACCAAGAAGCAACTGATGGCCATTCCCGGCCTGGGTGGCGGCAAAGTGGAGCAGATCATCACGGAGGCCAACAAGCTGGTGCCACTGGGCTTCCTCAGCGCCCGCACCTTCCATCAGATGCGTGCGGATGTGGTGCAGCTAAGCACGGGCTCCAAGGAGCTGGACAAGCTGCTGGGTGGCGGCATTGAGACGGGATCCATCACTGAGATCTTCGGCGAGTTCCGCTGTGGCAAGACACAGATCTGCCACACTCTCGCGGTCACCTGCCAGCTGCCCATCAGCCAGAAGGGCGGCGAAGGCAAGTGCCTGTACATTGACACGGAGAACACCTTCCGCCCGGAGCGGCTGTCGGCCATTGCGCAGAGATTCAAGCTGAACGAGGCCGAGGTGCTGGACAACGTGGCCTGTTCCAGGGCTTACAACTCAGATCAGCAGACCAAGCTCATCCAAATGGCAGCGGGCATGCTCTTTGAGTCCAG ATACGCCGTGGTCATCGTGGACAGTGCCATGGCTCTCTACCGATCGGACTACATTGGACGCGGTGAGCTGGCGGCCAGGCAAAACCATCTGGGCCTGTTCCTGCGCATGCTCCAGCGCCTGGCCGATGAGTTCGGGGTGGCGGTGGTCATCACCAACCAGGTGACTGCCTCGCTGGACGGCGGGCCGGGCATGTTTGCCGGCGATGCCAAGAAGCCCATCGGGGGCCACATCATGGCCCACTCCTCCACCACGCGGCTGTATCTGCGCAAGGGCAAGGGCGAGACGCGCATCTGCAAGATCTACGATTCGCCCTGTCTGCCGGAATCGGAGGCCATGTTCGCCATTCTGCCGGATGGCATAGGCGACGTAAAGGAGGGCAACTGA
- the LOC108025013 gene encoding uncharacterized protein LOC108025013, giving the protein MAGYYYFDIKLKLREPDTVVLTPALFRSCVLSALDSFFCEEKPTLEIVKFCAQQQRVVFRVPEELFEMTRICLELIGHYQETPCHFQVLETSKTALDFEKDIEKSHVKLPDT; this is encoded by the exons ATGGCGGGATATTATTACTTTGACATAAAACT CAAACTTCGAGAACCGGATACAGTGGTTTTGACCCCAGCACTTTTTCGTAGCTGTGTTCTCAGTGCCTTGGATAGTTTCTTCTGCGAGGAGAAGCCCACTTTGGAGATCGTAAAGTTCTGCGCCCAGCAGCAACGCGTTGTTTTCCGAGTTCCTGAAGAACTCTTTGAGATGACTCGTATCTGCCTGGAACTAATAGGCCACTACCAGGAAACGCCATGCCATTTCCAGGTCCTCGAAACCTCAAAAACAGCGCTAGACTTTGAGAAGGACATTGAGAAGAGTCACGTAAAGCTGCCCGATACCTAG
- the LOC108025362 gene encoding uncharacterized protein LOC108025362, with translation MSGYQYLDVKLKLRDPDSVTLTPVFLCGCILNSLASVFGEIGGQTTLEIVKFSSSQQRSIFRVPEAFLDRVRIAICLIGYYQEEPCHFQVLSTSGKPLDFEEPDAEFISFN, from the exons ATGAGTGGTTACCAATACCTGGACGTGAAGCT GAAACTCCGAGATCCAGACTCCGTGACCTTGACGCCCGTTTTCCTCTGCGGCTGCATCCTCAACTCCTTGGCCAGTGTTTTCGGCGAAATCGGTGGCCAAACCACGCTGGAAATCGTGAAATTCAGCTCTAGCCAACAGCGATCTATTTTTCGGGTGCCCGAGGCTTTCCTGGACCGCGTCCGCATAGCCATTTGCCTAATAGGCTACTACCAGGAGGAGCCCTGCCACTTCCAGGTGCTCAGCACATCCGGAAAACCACTGGACTTCGAGGAACCC